The genomic interval aattaatctgtcattagcctatgttggttaatgtagcacttatggctaattatattctaattagacttaaaagattcgtctcatggtttcCTCCATAaccatgtaattagttttaatgttcatatatatttaatgtttgatttatGTATCAAAGATTTGAcgtgaaattttaaaaaaacatttagaaactaaacagggccgtATGTATCTTTATACGTCAGCTCAACCATTTTCTTGGGTTATGATTAGAAGTTGGGAATAACTTGAGTTGACTGGTCAAACAACTTGAGTTGGAGCAGTCCTAGGCATCATCAGTAGTAtgacaataaaatatagtaacccAACAGGTCCATGTGCAGTTTGTTCAGGTTGCAGTGTCCAGAGCTGCAGACCAGCGCAGCAAGCTCCCTTGTGGTAGCAACAGGACATTCCAGCAAAAGGGGAAATGGATCACAAAAACGAAAGAGCATTCCAGCAAAAAAGGGAAATGGATCACAAAAACGAAAGGGCGTATACGGTTTCCTTTCCTATATTCCTATCTGGAGTCCTGTTTCGTCGAATACACAGATATGTCGCTGCAAATCTGCCAGTCCTTCAGGCCGTCAGTTGGGCTTCTATGGACTTCTGGAGGATGATGGTTCGGCAGCCCAAATTGGATGACGATAGGCTAAGTTGAGGGGACTTTTCTGAACGATAAATGATCTATTTTGCCTCACTGAAACTGTCCACCAAGTTCGATTAACGTCCTCCAGCTGCAGACCGGAACGGAGGCTCTTCAGGTTTTAAAACCCGATAAATTTATCTCCTTTAGATGGTTTTCATGATAATTTGGTCCTATGTGGTATTATGACCTTAGCCATGTTCTTTATCTAGGTTAACTAACCCAGTTTCTCTCAATTTTTGCCTTATGCTTCCCAAactgttaaattttttaaaaaatcgaattaaaaattatatcaatctatttttcaattttgtatatttaataattaaataatcatatgtTAATACAATGCTACGTCTTACGCGTCGGTTACTTACCCACAAAAGAACATGGCCCTAGTAGTTTTTCGTGTTGATATCAAACCTATTGGGcacttacataaaaaaataaaagtaaatataagTTGACCCAGGTGTAATTCTATCAAAGAAAaggtgtaaaaaaatttcctctctccctcccctcttctCTTCCTCCGTCCTTTCTCATCTCCTTTTCTCTCAATCTCCCACCTCGCAAAAAGAGAGGGACCAACAACGACAATAGAGGCTATGAACGGGGTACTCCTTGTCTACCCGGTCAAATAGGGAGAGGAGGGGCACAACGTCACTAGGGATGGTAATTTCTTCGGTGGGGGTTCGCCCCAACGGGGCTAAGGACGGAAAGAAGTTTCCTCCACATGCCTAAAAATGCAATATACTGCCATATATTCAACCCAATTACTAAGCATATATAAACTCTTATCCTAATTTTCAATCTTTGTTCTCTCCACTTCTCTCCCATCGTCACTGCTGCTATCCCCCATCTCCCCTCGACGGCTCAACCTCTCCGCCGCTGCCTGTGTGGGCGTGGAGTCAACCCAGAATGCACCCTTTGTCAGTTCCACGTCGTTGGTCGCTACCTCCACGCCTTTCGTCACGCTACATCCTCAGCGAGTCGCATTGATCCATGGGAGCCCACCAAGGGGTCGTTCTTTCCTAACTCGGTCCCGGCCGCCCCTTTGCCAATCCTAAGCGTCACGCTGTGGTTGACGGTGTTGATGGGCCTAAATTTGTGCTATGGTCAACAAGCCCAATGGACAAAGGAGAAGGATGGTAGTATCGACATTGAGAGGAAGGAGGATGCATGTGTCATATTCCCCAACACAATACCAAATAGGTCGATGGAGCTCAATAATTTACTCAACTTCTCCCTCGTTGGCGCACCCTCTCTTTTCACACTAGCATCGTCCTTCATTGTCCCTAGCTTGAGCTCATACAGTGCATCAGTTGCTGCCTTCATTGAGCTCGTCCCCCTCTTTGCACGTCCTTATGCCTTCCTTTCCCGCCATGTCCGATGTAGGTGAAACAACTTAGCAAAAGGGAAAGGCTAGCCTTAGGGACTGCATTCATTTGATGTGTTTCATAGCAGACGTGGAGCTCGAGCGACAATGGTTATGGAATTGATTGAAGGGAGTAGGTATGGCAGCAATGAATGTGGAAAATATTGGATGGGAGAGAAACTGTGATCTGTTGTATATTGCACTGACCCTCGTGAGTATATTTATAGAGTACATAGGAGATAAAAACTTGGAGttgataaatattctatcgtgtctctctaggattttatcttttctctaTAGTTTCTATTGgactctgttatctctaaccgtattATCTATTCTCTAACATCCCCCTCAGTCATAACGGGAGCGAAGTGAACGTTTGCGACTGAATTTGAAATCTTATGTTTCACCATCTTCTATTCTTTGTTTCTCCATCATTAATTGCATCTCTGATGGATAATCCTCCACCTCGATGACTGCGTCCCCTTCTGTGTCGTCTCGGTCCTCCACATTGGTGACTGCATCCCCTTCTGTGTCGTCccttgtctctctcctctattcccTTCCGCAAGTCATAGCGGGAGCGTCATGGACGATAGCGATGACACGGATGCTTTTGACTAGAGTTGTCGAGGATGACTTGTTGTAATGTTCGTCGAGGTAGCCGATCGTGTGGTAGCCATGGTCGTTGTCGACATGGTAGTTGATGTAGCCGCATATAGGCGAAGGCGAAAAAATTGAAGACGGAGCTACGATCATAGATGAGACACCTTGCAGATGTTAGAGGATGCCGTTGGAAGCGTCTTTGCATATGTCAGAGGATGCCCTTGGGTCATCTTGCAGATGTCAGATAACGCTGTTGACCCGATGCCAAGTTGATGCAGTCTTGCCCGTCATAGATGACGTGGTTGATGCTGACATCGATGAAGCGTCTGGCAGAGATATCTATCAGAGAACGTGAGATGAATGTCCATCGTTGTGGACAAAGCGGTGTCATGTTGTTCCCATGTTGATGTAGACCATCAGCGGTGTTACTTCAATGCATGTTGAAGGCGGACATGGAGGCTCGATGAAGACACATCTGCTTGATGTAGTGCTTGCTTGTTGGTTGATCGATGTCGTGCACCTTTGCTTCTGCCGCTAGAATTTAGGAGGTTTTGAAGCTAGAAgaaactaatctaatctatacATGATATATGGTGgctaaaaagaaatttatctaatactaattattagaaaaaaaatctaatctcTGAATAATATATAGGATTACATATAAGCTAATTGAAAGAAAATAGATTCGTACACTATGACGTGCGATGACAGTGTAAATTGAAGACAGATGGAGTTGAACGATGGATGCATGGCCTCGTCTTGTCGAACAGTTGACCAGAACGATCTTGTCCAGAACGATCTTGCTGATTgacgatggatggatggctggcgtcgtcgtcttcgtgtTGATGgactcgtcggcggcgagctgctgcCGGCGTGTCAATATAGACCCAAAATCAACAACTAGTTTTTGGAtctaggctctgataccacatgaaaaatattggatGAAAGAGAAACTATGATCTGTTGTATATTACACTGATCATCgtgaatatatttatatagtacataggatagaaacttggagtacaagataaatattctatcgtctagaattttatttttatctctagagtttttATTGGACCCTGTTATCTTTGACCGTATGTATCTATTATTTAATAACGAAAAGGTCTTCCACGGTGATCATGTTCTAGGTACCCCTCCTCACCTTTGTCCTCAATTCCTATGTTGCTGGATactatatttctaaatttcttTGATGGCCGGGTTGTTATGCGGACATCATGTCAGTTGAAAACGCAATTTAAACAGCCAAGCGAGGTGAATTGACCCATTTTTAACATTCATCGGAGGTTTTATGGTTGTAGGAAGTGAATCAAACTCGGTATATCGCGGAGGCCTCGAGGGAGGTACATgaactttttattttctgaatgGCTTGTTCTAATTGGGGCTTCCACAAACTGGGCTACCTAGTACGCTCCTGCAAATGTCGGCCTTGCTTGAAATAACTTTAGGCCCATAATATTGGCTTTCGTGTCTGATGGGAAACTGGGCCTCGTACAGTCGTCCGCGACGAGCCGgcgacgagagagagaggcaggCACACAGGCCAGAGCAGGCAAGCAACCCCCCCTCATGTCGCACGCACAGAGACGGAATCAACGGCAATCACGGAGCCATGAACGTGAGTCCACGTCCACATGTCGCGGCGGACTAGCGGAATAAACCAATGCAAATAAACTATTGACCCGGATGGAACAAAAGCGaaaggaagggaagggagCACGAGCCAACTCGGGCCGGAAATCAGTTGAGCTGAGGCACCAAAGACCTGAGCAAGCCGAGACTGGTCCGCACTTCTCGCACGGGACACAGTCACACAGGCTGACCGGTTCGACCCTCGTACGTGCACACGAGTACATCGCGCCTGGCTACTCCGGTACGAGGAGAAAAATCTCGCACCGACTCGATCAACCCGAGACTCCTCGAGCCGGAGCGACCGAACCCGAGCACGTCGTATTCCAGCACCTAACCACAGGCATGCGGTTCATAAATATGgactttttctttaaaaaaattataaatatggaCTCGTTCTCCCGTATGGTTTGTTTATGTCAGTCAATTACTCGCTCGCTTTTATTCACCGTGAAAACATGGAAACCTGGGTAGGTGACAAATCCTTGCGGAAATCCAACGTGATTCGCTTGACTAAAACGGCATGATTTCACCGCTACGCATCTGGTTGACGCCTTGGCTGCTCCTGCTCGCTTCCGCCCCCATCGACCGCGATGTTCTTCTCTCCACGGGTGTGCGCGATGATCCCATGCTCTGTCTGCCCCTGCGCCTCTGCCTGCTTCATCACCGACCTTGCGCTAGCACGAACCTGACATGTGGGGCTAGCCCGGCCTTGCCGAACAAAACGTCTCCTCGGGCCTCGGCACATGCGTGGGCCCCACGTCCCAAGGATCAACGCCGCCCCCGATCGCTGGCCGTCCGTGCTTGCCCTAGCCAGCATCGGACGGCACGCCCCTTCTCTCGCCACGCGGCCTCCCACGAAAAAACCCTACCGTTTGAGCAGTCTTCGCCCCAGGCCCCACCGGCTGGCGTCGCTTTCCACGCCCTTTTGGCGAGTTTTAGACTGAGAATATTTGATACCCAGTTTCTGAGAATTAGAAAAGTTGCTAAACTCAGCCTTTTCAggttctggattcttagtttatttttcagaatatcattacagattcttagaagctgtggaccgtttggaGCATCTTCTGATAGAAGCAGCTTTTGAGAGAAGTTACAGCTGCGAAaaactccacaaacatgcccTTTGTTCAAAAACCGGGtagccttttctttcttttttttatcgaagggGAAAAAATAGCACGAAGACGAAGGAAGCAAGCTGCTTACGCACGCGGCGCCGCTCCCCTAGTTCAaacccaccaccgccaccaccttcCCCCTTCGTCTTCCCCGTCACCAGCTGGTGTGTCcgtgtttttgtgtgtgtgtgtgcacgcGGTTTCCAATCGCTTCTTCTACCTCgcgtctcctctctcccccaaTCGCCACTCCCGCATTTGCTAGCTCCTGATACGGCCATGGCTGGGTGTGCTGGTCCGGTTCCCCAAGCTGTTGTCTTTGGGGTTCTGGTGCTGTTCGCCGGGCTTGCGGCGGCGCAgaggacgccgacgccgacgcctgcggcggcggcccccgCGCCCGACCCTGGCTGCAACGGCATCCAGCTGACCTACAACTTCGAGAGCCGCACCAAGATCCGGCCGTACGTGGCGGATAGGAACAAGCAGCCCTACTCGTTCAAGGCCAACGCCACCGTGCTCAACTCCGGGACCCGCCCGCTCAAGTCGTGGGCGATGCTCGTCACCTTCGGGTACGGCGAGatcctcgtcggcgtcgacggcgccgtgctcaccggcggcggcgagatgcCGTACAACACCACCGGCGACGCCGGCAACGCGACGTCGTTCTCCGGCTACCCACAGACCGACCTCCTCACCCCGATCGCCACCGCGGGTGACATCTCGCGGATCCAGGCCTCGGTCGGCATCGTCGGCACGCTCTTCGCCGGGCCCGAGCCGTTCGTGCCGCTCCCCACGGCGCTGTCGCTCGACGACCCGGCGTACGCGTGCCCCGCAGCGACCAACGTCTCCTCCGGGATCCTCTCCACCTGCTGCGTCCTCAccccggaggcggaggccaaCGCCACCGTCATCGACGTCAACGCCACCGACCCGACCAAGAACTTCCTCCCCCGCCGCACCGGCGACCTTGTCATCACCTACGACGTGCTCCAGGCCTACCCCTCGAGCTACCTCGCGCTGGTCACGCTCGAGAACAACGCCAAGCTCGGCCGCCTCGACAACTGGCGGCTTTCTTGGGAGTGGCGGCGCGGTGAGTTCATCTACTCAATGAAGGGTGCATACCCATTGGAGAAGGACACGTCCGGCTGCATCTATGGGCCGGCAGGGCAATACTACAAGGACCTTGATTTCTCCCAGGTGCTCAACTGCGACAAGAAGCCGGTGATCCTTGATCTGCCTCTGTCCAGGTACAATGACACTCAGATTGGGAAGATTGACCATTGCTGCAGGAATGGCACCATCCTGCCAAAGTCCATGGATGAGAAGCAGTCGAAATCAGCCTTCCAAATGCAGGTGTTCAAGATGCCACCGGACCTGAACCGGACAAAGCTCTTCCCACCGGCCAATTTCAAGATCGCCGGCGCATCATCACTAAACCCAGACTACACCTGTGGTCAGCCTGTACCCGTCAGTCCCACAGAGTTCCCTGACCCAAGCGGGCTTGACTCAACCACTCTGGCGATCGCGACATGGCAGGTGGTATGCAACATTACCACGAGCAAGGCGGCAAAGCCCAAGTGCTGTGTGACATTCTCGGCGTACTACAATGACTCGGTGATCCCCTGCAACACCTGTGCCTGTGGATGTCCTGCGAAACAAGGTCCTACTTGCAGCACAACTGCTCAATCTATGATGCTGCCACCAGAGGCGCTGCTTGTGCCGTTCGACAATCGCACACAGAAGGCGTTAGCGTGGGCTGAGTTGAAGCACTACAATGTGCCTAGGCCAAAACCTTGCGGTGATTATTGTGGTGTGAGCATCAATTGGCACATATCAACGGACTACAACAATGGCTGGAGCGCTCGGATGACATTGTTCAATTGGGATAACGTCGACTTGGCAAACTGGTTTGCTGCTATTGTCATGGATAAGGCTTATGATGGTTTTGAGAAGGCATACTCTTTCAATAGCACAACAGTGGGCCAGAACACCATCTTCATGCAGGGCCTGGAGGGGCTCAATTACCTGGTGAAGCAGACCAACATGAGTGGATCGGATTACCTTGTGCCTGGGAAGCAGCAGTCAGTCCTCTCATTCAGCAAGAAGCTGACTCCTGGCATCAACGTTGTCGCTGGAGATGGTTTCCCTTCAAAGGTCTTCTTCAATGGCGATGAGTGTTCAATGCCTCAAAGGATTCCAATGAGCAATAGTGGATTCAGGACCCATCTCAGCAGTGTCCTCTCTTTGGTTTTGGTCCTAGCTGCTTCGGCCTTTGTATTGCTTCACCAATAATACTGGCCGTTGCTATGATTCTTTGATTCTTTCAGGTGGTTTGATCAGCGCCATTTGTAAGAAACCTTTTTGTTTCTGGCGGTTTACTAGATGTGTAATGGTTGCTATGTGGCAGCATCAGGCAGCAATTGTGCGACGAGATGAACTGcaagggaaggggaggaaacaTTGTTGCAGACTTGCAACATAGCATTAGGATCACTTTCCTGAATCCTGATGATATTTACTACCTTTTTACATCAAGATGAGTGATATTGTACATTTCTGATTAAGTTGGTGTAGTTGCCAGGAATGTCTTATGTTTAGTTGTGTCATATACATAATACATTTTGCACTTCGGTGCTGGTTCATCAAACCGTTTGTCTGCCCATTTTCTGTCTCATTTCCTGAAATTACTCTCTTCAGTGGCTCTAAATTCCGAAAATGTTGCTCTTGCGAGTGGGAGGGAACATTGGATTCCTCTCCCAGATCTCTACAGTATTTAATACGAACTAAATGAATGTTCGTATACTTGTATTCAAACTTCAAAACATGTTTGGCTGATGATGCTCGAAAATGTCCGTTGGGGTagctggggtccactgcttcAGTGCCAAGGTAGTTGAAGCAATTTGGCAACTTTGCAAGCCTACAGTGTTTGCAACGTTCAGGTTTCaaacagaaagaaaagaaaccttTTGCTTTCTTGAAAGCAACTTACAGTTACAGCTGATAATCTTCTGGCCTTCTTTGTTAATGGCCTTGGTCGAATCAGACAAAAGGGCGCTACTAGTCTACCGGATGCAAGTGGTTTTCTCTACTAGTAGTCATCTTGTGACATCACACCCTTTCAGTTAACTGCAATATCCATCTGACCATCTCCTcctttcagaattcagacttGTTCCAAGTTGCAGCATACAGTTTACGAGTAGCGTAATATCGTCTGAAGCACGCAATGCCAATGGGGTTTGTGTCGATGTCAAACCTGAGATAACATAACTGGCACGCACGAAGCAGTGTTTGTTTATGCAAATCATGCATGCAGGAttgggtggggggggggggggggttgatGTTCGTGCCTGGTGGTGGGACGCAACAAACACCGTGTTTTAGATATAGACCGCGTTAACTCAGGAAGCTACCGATTGCTGAAGTTTTCTGATTTTATTTCAGAggattataatatatacaggTCGTTGATGGTGTCAAGAGCTATGCGTTCAAACCTGTGATTCTGCATCGATCATGTGAGAGTTTGCCCACACGATACCATTAGTCATCTAGTAGTAGTGAAAACAGTAGGCAATGTAAGAGGGTGGCTTGATAAAATGACATAACTGCATTGCACATCAATTTTGAAAAGTCCACCAGCCTACATGATCTTGCATGATTGTGCATGTTTGACAAAGGCCGCGTCCTTCCCCCCCTAACCTAGATTTCCTAtattttcacgcgcacgcttttcgaactgttaaacagtttatttttttaattttttaataaaaaagtcgctttaaaaaatcatattaatctattttattttttataattaattaatcatatacttatatattactatatttttttgcgccgataaaaaatttaaatcgaACGTGGCCAAAGTGATACTAGACGGCACCGGCACCAGACTAGCAAGCTGAACAGTGTAATTCATGCGGAGAATGATCCTGCAAATCCTGTGCTACTATTGCTTCCCGTCGAGCATCATTTGGTTGACTTTCTTTGAAGACGTGCACAGCCTGCAACCCTTTTTGCCCTACAGCTACTGCAAAGTGCAAAATTTTCAAGGACGGACGGTTTGTTCCTAGGTGATCTTTTCTACTACGTATATTACAATTCAGACGCCCGGCGGAGATAGCAATATGAGTAAGGAGgtatttagattgagaaaatttttgagagaagtgtcacgttagatgtttgaccggatgtcggaaggggttttggggacacgaatgaaaaaacgaatttcacggctagcctagaaaccgtgagatgaatcttttgagcctaattaatccgtcattagcacatgttggttactgtagcacttatggctaattatggactaattaggttcaaaagattcgtcttaaaatttctttcataactgtgcaattagtttttttaattcatctatgtttaatgctttatttatgtgttaaaaaattaatgtgaTGTCAAAAATACTAGACTTCCTTGATGGAGTCAAAACTGAAAACAAATAGTACTAGACTGAATTAGTCTCCCCGTGTATCACATTGGGCAGTGTTCACAAATAAAAGTGACAAGAACGTGGACTTCTTTattttctgcatttttttcagCGATCTTTTCCTCACCGAGAACTGCATTTGATTCTTGAGTTCTGAGTGGATGCAAAAATTAGCcatctaaaatttcaaaattggaAACTGATGAACTAGTTTGGCAAATCCTAAACTCTGCAACCTGGCAATGCTATCGAACTGAGGAGAATTTAAATGTGCAGTGTGATCTTTGTTCTTTGATCTTCTTCAGCTTTCCAACCACTAGGGGCTAGATGAATTTCTTGGCCCCAAATGCTAGTAGCCAGCCATACAAAAGGCAGACGATTAATGGCCCAACTGCCGGGCATATGTATACGTTGGATAGTACGGGGGAGAGAAGTAATGCGTAACTGACACATTaatctttttgtttatgttttttttataaaccaaattttattttttaattttaaagtattttttactgaagtttatttttcaaccttgacttttagatcgctaagaatacataaataaaaattttattgatattttttgttttaaaaattatcgttttgacttttttcataaaaaaccaaataatagaTAGTAGAGATTTAgaaatcaattatatatagaagtatAAGAGATACTCCCAcggtttcataatataagattttttacattgtctatgctaataaatctagtcacatatataaattatatacattcatcaattaatgaatttaagcAAGGTTAGAAAttattacaatatgaaacgaaggtagtagtatatatataaatagtagAGATTTAGAAATCAACtatattcataaactattGTATTGGGGCTTGAAGAGCTGGTATATACAGAGGTATAAGAGATGGTAGATATTTAGAAATCAATTATGAAAGAATTGAAGCTAATACCAGAGAGACAATTGAAGGCCCAGATGAACttttatactctatttttttgaCGGAAGGTTTTACCCTCTAGTAACTGGTCCAAATGAAGGCGTCCGCCCAAAACTGGTCTGTTCTGCCAAGTGagattttgaaaattaaagaCGATGCTTTTCATGATTCATCTCAATCTGGCGGGTGGGGTTGTACAGTAAAAATGAATATGGTGTTGTTATTGCTTCAGGTGAGGAAAATCTGGAGCATATTTCTTTTGCGCTTCATGCAGAAGTTTTTAGCAATGGTTTATGAACATAGATGATCTTTAGTCGAGTCATCTTTGAAATGGACTTTGTGGTGTTGAAGCAAGGAATATCAAGCGAAGAGAATGACCTAGCTGAATTAGGAGCTCTATTTCAAGAAAAAGAATCGTAGGTGGATGGTGCTTTTGATGATATAAAACTTAGTgctctttttaataaataattttattactaaaccttgggtgaaaatatttccatCGTATGAACTTTTTGGCCACGGCAATGTTGGTGGcttggcaagacaacgctgccacgtAGCGCGGTTGGTGTGGCAGTCTTGCTACGCCAGTGTCAGCggtgtggcaagacaacgctgccacgccACTACCTGCCACGCCAAAACCCTGCGTGACAATGTTGTTTTGCCACGtcagtgttggtggcgtggccaaaaggttcattcg from Oryza brachyantha chromosome 3, ObraRS2, whole genome shotgun sequence carries:
- the LOC102721914 gene encoding COBRA-like protein 7, whose amino-acid sequence is MAGCAGPVPQAVVFGVLVLFAGLAAAQRTPTPTPAAAAPAPDPGCNGIQLTYNFESRTKIRPYVADRNKQPYSFKANATVLNSGTRPLKSWAMLVTFGYGEILVGVDGAVLTGGGEMPYNTTGDAGNATSFSGYPQTDLLTPIATAGDISRIQASVGIVGTLFAGPEPFVPLPTALSLDDPAYACPAATNVSSGILSTCCVLTPEAEANATVIDVNATDPTKNFLPRRTGDLVITYDVLQAYPSSYLALVTLENNAKLGRLDNWRLSWEWRRGEFIYSMKGAYPLEKDTSGCIYGPAGQYYKDLDFSQVLNCDKKPVILDLPLSRYNDTQIGKIDHCCRNGTILPKSMDEKQSKSAFQMQVFKMPPDLNRTKLFPPANFKIAGASSLNPDYTCGQPVPVSPTEFPDPSGLDSTTLAIATWQVVCNITTSKAAKPKCCVTFSAYYNDSVIPCNTCACGCPAKQGPTCSTTAQSMMLPPEALLVPFDNRTQKALAWAELKHYNVPRPKPCGDYCGVSINWHISTDYNNGWSARMTLFNWDNVDLANWFAAIVMDKAYDGFEKAYSFNSTTVGQNTIFMQGLEGLNYLVKQTNMSGSDYLVPGKQQSVLSFSKKLTPGINVVAGDGFPSKVFFNGDECSMPQRIPMSNSGFRTHLSSVLSLVLVLAASAFVLLHQ